Proteins co-encoded in one Myxococcus xanthus genomic window:
- a CDS encoding DUF1588 domain-containing protein, producing the protein MNRVLLLAGLLSLVACKGSNEPNTNTGGPNNPGEPGGPGGNLGAACVVQSVLAERCASCHGALPTQGATMPLRTLHDMRVSSVMDGGLSNAQRALIRMRDDASPMPPAPHERASAADLAALETWIGEGMPLCSGTGGPPVTVVPEPNLLDQSALFSCTEGVRSDAPTRIRRLNRREFTRNVGGSVERSWTGFSFYDNPLDPSAIEQYSSWATDETLDEATVELFLPVVGEAAAPWTMNYPDGNRMERVYTNSRFRCMFDDANPSDSCKRFHLGQMLEFGVFFRPPTEDELTRITAFATEVIAQEPSYSSRNRADSITRISNAAWMMTGAMFRREMGAEPADGRVELTSLELGSQLAYALAGRAPSATPSFVWPYFSAPLEGHLADVATAAKDGSLTQDATTTALIEKYLGGVDAHQNGTPRFDLVQDYNEEQRSKRGQYWLGDGVAGFFREWLGYGHVAAVFKESPAATSRFELEGLGYISSVSYENLLTNFHPLEPTFIQQFDDLIARVVVEDKDVLANLLTTRTFYVPSMQHAAYDSHKGLSHPYNVSEILPATVAGRWKTLPATERAGVLTHPVWLAAHGGNFEDDPSIVHRGKWVRENLLCGFVPPLSSVQVAAQVGAHAADKNARRRLQEATAGSQCQSCHRLMEPLGLPFEIYNHAGFLRARDHSTSGGWTTPDGSSTLTSMPDPALDGPVRDAVELSERLAASRHVKRCFLRQAFRYFMGRPENASDACTLTQMEQAYDQNNGSFSKMLTTLMTSDTWKTRRVPQAGE; encoded by the coding sequence ATGAACCGCGTCCTCCTGCTGGCCGGACTGTTGAGCCTCGTTGCGTGCAAGGGCTCCAACGAGCCAAACACCAACACCGGAGGCCCTAACAACCCAGGGGAGCCCGGTGGGCCCGGGGGGAACCTGGGCGCCGCGTGCGTGGTGCAGTCGGTGCTCGCCGAGCGCTGCGCCAGCTGTCACGGCGCGCTGCCGACCCAGGGGGCGACGATGCCGCTGCGCACCCTGCACGACATGCGGGTGAGTTCGGTGATGGATGGAGGGCTCAGCAACGCCCAGCGCGCGCTCATCCGCATGCGCGACGACGCATCTCCGATGCCGCCGGCCCCGCATGAGCGCGCGAGCGCAGCCGACCTCGCCGCGCTCGAGACCTGGATCGGGGAGGGGATGCCCCTCTGCAGTGGCACGGGCGGCCCGCCCGTAACCGTGGTGCCCGAGCCCAACCTGCTCGATCAGTCTGCGCTCTTCAGCTGCACCGAAGGCGTGCGCTCGGATGCGCCGACGCGCATCCGCCGCTTGAACCGGCGCGAGTTCACCCGCAACGTCGGTGGCTCGGTCGAGCGCAGCTGGACCGGGTTCAGCTTCTACGACAACCCGCTCGATCCCAGCGCCATCGAGCAGTACAGCTCCTGGGCCACGGACGAGACGCTGGACGAGGCCACGGTGGAGCTCTTCCTGCCGGTGGTCGGCGAGGCCGCCGCGCCGTGGACGATGAACTACCCGGACGGAAACCGGATGGAGCGTGTCTACACCAACAGCCGCTTCAGGTGCATGTTCGACGACGCGAACCCGAGCGACTCCTGCAAGCGCTTCCACCTCGGCCAGATGCTCGAGTTCGGCGTCTTCTTCCGCCCGCCCACCGAGGATGAGCTCACCCGCATCACCGCCTTCGCGACCGAGGTCATCGCGCAGGAGCCGAGCTACTCCTCGCGAAACCGCGCGGACTCCATCACGCGGATCTCCAACGCCGCGTGGATGATGACCGGCGCCATGTTCCGCCGCGAGATGGGCGCCGAGCCGGCCGACGGTCGCGTGGAGCTGACCAGCCTCGAGCTGGGCTCGCAGCTGGCCTACGCGCTGGCGGGGCGCGCGCCCTCAGCCACGCCAAGCTTCGTGTGGCCCTACTTCTCCGCGCCCCTCGAGGGGCATCTGGCGGACGTTGCCACCGCCGCGAAGGATGGATCGCTCACGCAGGATGCGACGACCACCGCCCTGATCGAGAAGTACCTGGGCGGCGTCGACGCCCACCAGAACGGGACACCGCGCTTCGATCTGGTGCAGGACTACAACGAGGAGCAGCGCTCCAAGCGCGGGCAGTACTGGCTGGGTGACGGCGTCGCGGGCTTCTTCCGCGAGTGGCTCGGCTACGGGCACGTGGCCGCGGTGTTCAAGGAGTCCCCCGCGGCGACCTCGCGCTTCGAGCTCGAGGGGCTCGGCTACATCAGCTCGGTCTCATACGAGAACCTGCTCACCAACTTCCATCCGCTGGAGCCGACCTTCATCCAGCAGTTCGACGATCTGATCGCGCGGGTGGTCGTCGAGGATAAAGACGTGCTGGCGAACCTGCTCACCACGCGCACCTTCTACGTGCCCTCCATGCAGCACGCGGCGTACGACTCGCACAAGGGCCTCTCGCACCCCTACAACGTCAGCGAGATTCTCCCGGCGACCGTCGCGGGCCGCTGGAAGACGCTGCCTGCCACCGAGCGCGCGGGCGTGCTGACCCACCCGGTGTGGCTGGCCGCGCACGGCGGCAACTTCGAGGACGACCCGTCCATCGTCCACCGCGGCAAGTGGGTGCGCGAGAACCTTCTGTGCGGCTTCGTCCCACCGCTCAGCAGCGTGCAGGTGGCAGCCCAGGTCGGCGCTCACGCTGCCGACAAGAACGCGCGCCGCCGCCTGCAGGAGGCGACGGCCGGATCGCAGTGTCAGAGCTGTCACCGCCTGATGGAGCCGCTCGGCCTGCCCTTCGAGATCTACAACCACGCGGGCTTCCTGCGCGCGCGGGATCACTCGACCAGCGGAGGCTGGACCACGCCGGACGGAAGCTCGACGCTCACGTCGATGCCGGACCCCGCGCTGGACGGCCCGGTGCGCGACGCAGTGGAGTTGAGCGAGCGCCTGGCTGCCTCGCGGCACGTGAAACGCTGCTTCCTGCGACAGGCCTTCCGCTACTTCATGGGCCGCCCGGAGAACGCGAGCGACGCATGTACGCTGACGCAGATGGAGCAGGCCTATGACCAGAACAACGGCTCGTTCTCCAAGATGCTGACCACGCTGATGACCAGCGACACCTGGAAGACGCGGCGTGTGCCGCAGGCTGGAGAGTGA